CTGCGAAAATGGTCGCTGTCTTAACCGCCTGTCGCAGCACTCTAGCGTAGGTTTAAGCCGTAATCTTGAACAATTAGGTCCCATGGTTGTTCAGAAAACAAGCGGGATTCGTTTTTTGGTTATATTTTCTGTCTGTTTTGATTGGCTTTCGTCagatacatttttcaattttgtttttcaatttctcaacgTTTTTCACATGATCATCAGCAAATGTATCAAAAAACATTGTTTGTGTTAAATTAATACGACCGACACTTGTATAGCGATTATCGTGACCGACTGCTTTTGTCGCCAGTGACTGTTTATTAGCTATGGTAATTATTGATCTACTATAAGTCGTCAACAACCTTGTGGACCAAAATCTTATCGCATCGTTTTATGGAGCATGTACCACGTCATTATTACTGTCACTTCAGTCTTAATTCACCATTCTTTTCTCATGTTTGGCAGGACGTGCAACGACACTCGGTACATACCCTGGTGTTTCGTTCTCTTAAGAGAACACATGATATGTTTTTGTCAAATCAAGGAACCCTTCCTCCGGTTGATCCTTCAACGTAAGTACCATACTCATAATGTAGCCCCAATTGTGAACTCATTAAACACATATACATAATGCAACACATTCTGATGTGCAAAGACCGTCTTAATAATAAACGTCTCTTTTTGTTAACAGGGAATTGCTGAAAAAAGCCATCAAATCTAAAGACTCTTACTCGCCAGTCTTAGATCGAGTTAGAAGAAACAATCACCTAAAATCTAATCATGATCACAATTCGGACCCTCCCCCACCTGGTGGTAAGCTAGTCGTCACGATCTTTGTTTAATTTAACTGaacaaaataaatcgaaactaTCAGGCGAATTCATTATTCACACGATTTCGCTTTTATCTTGCCCAGATGATACCTTCAATGGAGGTAACAATTCATCTGCGATGGTACCTTACGGTGGCGGAATGGGCAACTCAGTCAGTTTGAGCTCATCAATGCCCACTAATACCAACAGCACTTCGTCAACTGTCATGAATCTCCCACCAAAAAAGACCCCAGCAATAGCAAAACCACGCTGGCATGCTCCTTGGAAATTGTATAGAGTAATAAGTGGCCATCTTGGTTGGGTACGGTGCTGTGCTATCGAACCTGGCAACGACTGGTTCGCTACAGGATCAGCTGACAGAGTTATCAAGGTACAAGGGCATCTATTCCTTAGTTGTTAATTAaaagattttatttaatttcgtcCTGAGCATTTACatcatttttgttaaaaatttctcacaagATTTTTAACTACATTTTCAATGTCATTAAAACATCGACTAGTACAGCattaatgaaaaatgcaaCATTTTTACAGATTTGGGATCTTGCTAGCGGAAAGTTGAAAGTATCTTTAACCGGACATATCAGTAGCGTACGTGGTCTTGCCGTGTCTCATAGACACCCGTATCTATTCTCATGTGGCGAAGATCGTCAAGTCAAATGCTGGGATCTAGAATACAACAAGGTAAATATATAGTACAGCGCTGTAAGAACTTGGAATTATCAATAATACCTAAAAGTGTcaatacagaaaagaaaaagaaaaaagatagaCAAGTTTAAAAGTACccaaaatatgaaaatgacATCAAAGCTAAAAATACTATGTGACCAATAAGATAAGAATAATAAACTGCATTTCCTAGGTTATAAGACATTACCATGGTCACTTGTCAGCAGTTTATTCCATGGCTCTGCATCCAAATATTGATGTACTAGTCACAGCAGGCAGAGATTCGACCGCTCGCGTTTGGGATATGCGAACGAAAGCGAACGTTCACACGCTGGCTGGGCATACAAATACAGTAGCTAGTGTGATATGTCAGGCAGCAGAACCTCAGGTGAACGAATGATTTCCACAGTAACCGATTTTATAAATGGGGCTTGCATCTaaatgtatttgaatttttaaggTCATAACTGGTAGCCACGACTGTACAATCAGACTGTGGGACTTAGCTGCCGGAAAATCTAGAGCAACTTTAACAAATCATAAAAAGAGCGTTAGATCTGTTGTGTTTCATCCGACGTTGTGCGTATCTTAATTTTATCTAATCTTGCATCTCAATCTCGATTTATGTTGCCCACTTTCCCGCATTTATTTGATCTTTTCCGATATTCTAGATACATGTTCGCGTCAGCCTCACCCGATAATATCAAACAATGGAAATGCCCAGAAGGAAAATTCATCCAAAACTTGTCTGGTCATAATGCAATTGTCAATTGCCTGGCCGTTAACGCGGATGGTGTACTTGTATCTGGTGCTGACAATGGTTCCATGCAGTTATGGGATTGGAGGACCGGGTGAGATTTCAAATCTTAGATATTCATCTgttgaaactttgaattttttttttttcaaataatcctAATAATTAATCTGTATCCGGCACCTCGTTTTAGTtagtaatataatttttatggtTAATCAATGGACTGAAATAATTCTAgcaaatgatttatttttatagctACAACTTCCAGAGACTTCAAGCCCCAGTTCAACCTGGTTCAATGGATAGCGAAGCAGGCGTTTTTAGTATTACATTCGACATGTCGGGGACACGTATGATAACTACCGAAGCCGACAAGACGATAAAAGTCTACAAGGAAGACGACACAGCGGTGCGTTTAGTAATTTATATTAAGTGTCGCATGAACTTATTTACCATGATTGTTTCCTATTcatattacttttattttctgttgTTACAACAAATCGTAAACTTAAACATAATTTAATGCAACGACCAAATGGTATCACAGTAATCTATGTCTGGAATTTCTGTTTCGTTTCaccattaattatttattgtaatcgtTAATAATCACTTCCGTGATTAATTAAATGTgcgaatgattttttacagTCCGAAGAAAGTCATCCGATTAATTGGAGGCCTGACATCATTAAGCGAAGAAAATATTAGTGAATGTATAAACATTAAGCAAGGTTGTGTTTATACAATAACAATTTAATGATAAGTTGTATTGTGAGACGATTTACGAATTGATTGTAAATAAAGCTTCCATTTCCACAAATGCTGATTACGATTAGATTTGGTGTTTTAAAGTTCCTCGTCCAAGTTGAAATCTTCCTCCGGATAGTCTCCCACCTTGATATGTGCAGGCTTCAAAAAACCACCGTAATTCGGCAGGCAATCGAAATACCTTTTTCCTTGGACGCTAGAAATACAAATAATCTTGAATGAATATTAACTATTTAGAAAACAACATTAAAATGACCAACTACCAAAGTAACTTACGATCCATCATTTTTTCCCAATGGCTCATCATATTTGACACCAATCCACCAACCAGACTTGAATTCGGTTTTACCTGCaaagaattattcaaaaattatcaacCCAGTGCAAATGAACATAAAAGATACAATGGAGGCAAAATATTGTGGCAATTGGGCAATCGTTGCTCATCACTACTTACCAACATACATGACCGTTCCTCTACGTCTCGGTTGATTTGGTACTTGAGTTTCGCAACGATCGCCGACCTTGCAAGCTCTGGCAGCGGCTTCATCTGCCTCCTCTTCTCGACGTTTCTCTTCTTCCCTTCTCTTAGTTTCTTCCTCATTATATTTACCCAACTTGTTTCTCTCTAGGAATGCTTTCACtgtgtctgaaaaaaaatttctactgTCATTATGATTATTGATTGAAgcatgaaattcaaaaattattctttaatgCCCAAGTAATGATTAGTGGAAAAGTAGCATTGGGCCAGTTTTTACTGTTGGAAGCCTGAGTTTTTATACATGCATCAGATGTATGAATTACCGGATCGTTTGGCATACTCCGATTCAGACAGTTCGAATTTATCCACCTGTGCAGTTTCATCGTAAGGTCGAATGCAGTTATCTATCACCTGTTCAGAgcgagaaaatattttgataacgATTCgatataaagaaataataaatcaataaatagaAGCGGATAGAcaagttttttctcttttactttATCTCAGATTTTCATCAGCCAATGAAATATTCGGTAGAGaatttaataaagaaaaaacaagccGACTGAAAACATGATGAATTTACATgacagaaaaaagaattctaCATGAAGTTTTTATCTTACATGAACTCTCATTCCATCATCGATCGGATAAGATCCCAACAAGCGGTCACCCTGGTCAGGTTTGCAGATCAGTTTGTCATTTTTATCGTACACCTCTAATTTCATGGTGGCTGAATTACCTCCTGTAAGGAGTTCGAGTTTACCCTGAAACAAGAGTCAGTTGTCAATAACATTCTGGCAGCTAAATATGAGTTAAAAAAGAGACATTGGATTATGATTACTCTTTGACTGTTATTTGCCTAACTTTGCTCAActattttaagaaaatttcaacatcggTCTACCGGTTACAAACCTTAAAATCATCGAGAGTGATTCCCTTTTGAAATCTCCTTTCGACGCAGCAAGTTTGTTGCCCCGAATTGGTGATGTTTAGGTTAACGAAGTCTGAGGTTACCACGCTGTATTCTGTCATTTTGAACAACCCCTATTCGCTTAATAAGAAATAGATTTGTTCAACTGTACGgtttggaaaaattctcgATTTTCGATATTCACCAGTCAATCTAGACAGTAAAACTAATATACACAGTAGATGAAACCAAAGAATATCATCAAACTGTACCACAACTGTACCAATCGTGACAATGTAACATAGCTTCTACATTTGACAGTTAGGCGTCGGCTGAATAAATGAGGGAAACGCCTGCACTACCGCAACATTCACTATTAGCCGTATGTTGAGTAGGCTGCAATGAGGCGTACCAAACCCACAATCTTCCGTACTTAACGACCCAAAAGATTGAACTAATTTTGGAAACATATTTGTGTTTTCCCGTAATTTTGTACTGTTTCCTGTATTCTCATGAAGCAAGTACATCAGTTATGAAAAGACAAGACATAAGTGAGAAAATACGAAACATATTGTATTTCCGCAGCAGGAccttaaataaaataatttaatatccGTAACTgaatatttccaatttatgtatttatgtatgaaCATTCAGTTTGAATCTGTATGgtcggaaaaaaagaaaactctttgtaattatgtacatgcatatgtataattCTGATATAattgtcttctttttctcttcgccACTCTTCCCTTTGCCGAATCTTTCActctcctttttttcgttctcaCTGGAACTCCTTGAACATATCTTTACTCAGTTTTTTTCGATCCACGAGCTTTCCAAGCTGACTGGAGATTCCAGGAGAAGTATAACGAAAAGAAATGTACTTGAGAGGCAAGAAGCAGAAATGCATACCACAGTAACCCATATGGCATTCcctgtaataaattaaattaataaataaacgagTTAAGCTAACAAGTGATATTTGGTAAAACtagttaatattttttaatcttttttagTTCTCAAACCTATAGCTTGAATTTGCTTTCATCATCATTAATTCTAATGCATCGTATTTTAAAAACGAAAGTACGGCTTACCTGccaaatttgtatattttctttgtcGTTTGTAGTCAAATAAGTCCAGACATCTT
The Neodiprion fabricii isolate iyNeoFabr1 chromosome 5, iyNeoFabr1.1, whole genome shotgun sequence genome window above contains:
- the LOC124183375 gene encoding pleiotropic regulator 1 isoform X2, with product MDVQRHSVHTLVFRSLKRTHDMFLSNQGTLPPVDPSTELLKKAIKSKDSYSPVLDRVRRNNHLKSNHDHNSDPPPPGDDTFNGGNNSSAMVPYGGGMGNSVSLSSSMPTNTNSTSSTVMNLPPKKTPAIAKPRWHAPWKLYRVISGHLGWVRCCAIEPGNDWFATGSADRVIKIWDLASGKLKVSLTGHISSVRGLAVSHRHPYLFSCGEDRQVKCWDLEYNKVIRHYHGHLSAVYSMALHPNIDVLVTAGRDSTARVWDMRTKANVHTLAGHTNTVASVICQAAEPQVITGSHDCTIRLWDLAAGKSRATLTNHKKSVRSVVFHPTLYMFASASPDNIKQWKCPEGKFIQNLSGHNAIVNCLAVNADGVLVSGADNGSMQLWDWRTGYNFQRLQAPVQPGSMDSEAGVFSITFDMSGTRMITTEADKTIKVYKEDDTASEESHPINWRPDIIKRRKY
- the LOC124183375 gene encoding pleiotropic regulator 1 isoform X1; this encodes MDVQRHSVHTLVFRSLKRTHDMFLSNQGTLPPVDPSTELLKKAIKSKDSYSPVLDRVRRNNHLKSNHDHNSDPPPPGDDTFNGGNNSSAMVPYGGGMGNSVSLSSSMPTNTNSTSSTVMNLPPKKTPAIAKPRWHAPWKLYRVISGHLGWVRCCAIEPGNDWFATGSADRVIKIWDLASGKLKVSLTGHISSVRGLAVSHRHPYLFSCGEDRQVKCWDLEYNKVIRHYHGHLSAVYSMALHPNIDVLVTAGRDSTARVWDMRTKANVHTLAGHTNTVASVICQAAEPQVITGSHDCTIRLWDLAAGKSRATLTNHKKSVRSVVFHPTLYMFASASPDNIKQWKCPEGKFIQNLSGHNAIVNCLAVNADGVLVSGADNGSMQLWDWRTGYNFQRLQAPVQPGSMDSEAGVFSITFDMSGTRMITTEADKTIKVYKEDDTAVRLVIYIKCRMNLFTMIVSYSYYFYFLLLQQIVNLNII
- the LOC124183379 gene encoding tubulin-folding cofactor B; amino-acid sequence: MTEYSVVTSDFVNLNITNSGQQTCCVERRFQKGITLDDFKGKLELLTGGNSATMKLEVYDKNDKLICKPDQGDRLLGSYPIDDGMRVHVIDNCIRPYDETAQVDKFELSESEYAKRSDTVKAFLERNKLGKYNEEETKRREEEKRREEEADEAAARACKVGDRCETQVPNQPRRRGTVMYVGKTEFKSGWWIGVKYDEPLGKNDGSVQGKRYFDCLPNYGGFLKPAHIKVGDYPEEDFNLDEEL